The genomic DNA ACCGCCGCTCGACGGCCCCCGCTGGTTGGACGGCAACAGCTGCTGCGACATGACCGCCCACCGCATGGCGCTCAACCCACTCAACGGCGAGCTGTGGGCAGCCGAGCGCTTCGCCATCGACTACGTGCAACTGAGCGAGGACGGCACGATCTTCCGGGGTGACAAGGCCAAGGTCGAGTCCTACCCCTACTTCGGCGCCGACGTTCACGCCGTGGCCGACGGCCCCGTGGTGTCTGTACTCGACGGGTTGCCCGAACAGGTGGCGGGCAGGGCGCCGAGCGGCCTGCGCCTCGAGGAGTACGGCGGCAACCACGTCGTACAGGACATCTCCGGCGGAGGGACCGAGAAGAGATACGCGTTCTACGCGCATCTGAAGACCGGCTCGGTAAAGGTGAAGCCCGGCGACCAGCTCAGCGCCGGCCAGGTGCTCGGCAATCTCGGCAACTCGGGCAATACCGACGCACCGCACCTGCACTTCCACGTGATGAGCACACCCGACCCGCTGCGCGCCGACGGTTTGCCGTTCGTGTTCCAGACGTTCGGACTCGACGGCCGCGTGACCGACCAGGCCGCACTCGACCCGCTGCTCGACGGCCGGCCCGCACCGATGACGCCCGGGTTCACCGCCCGTGACGAAACCGATGTCAGCCCACTGGTTCTGGACGTGATGACCTATGACCTCGGCTAGACGGACCGTCGCCGCCGCACTGCTCGCCGATGCCGTCTGCGTGGTGGTGTTCTGCACCATCGGGCGGCGCAGCCATGCCGAGGGCCTGAGCATCGCGGGCGTTGCCGAGACGGCATGGCCGTTCCTCACCGGAACGGCGTTGGGCTGGTTGGCGATTCGCGGCTGGCGGCGACCCACCTCGCTGACTCCGACGGGCCTGGCGGTCTGGCTGGCGACCGTGGTCGTCGGCATGGCGTTGCGCAAGGTGTCGGGTCAGGGCACCGCGGTCAGCTTCGTGGTGGTCGCTTCGCTCGTGACCGCAGCCCTGCTACTCGGCTGGCGTGGCGTCGCAGCGGTCCTGGTTCGGCGCCGACCAACTCGACTCGATCGGTGACCTGCTCGGTGTCGGCAGACGTCGACACCGTCAGCGTGGCACGCAGGCCGCCCATCGGTCCGTCGGACAGCTCGATGGTGCCGCCGTGCAGTGCCGCCTGCTGCGCCACGAGCGCGAGGCCAAGGCCCGAGCCGCCCGCGGTCGCCGTGCTGCCGCGGGCGAACCGGCCGAGCACCGCCTCGTGTTCCTCGGCGGGCAACCCGCGCCCGTTGTCGTCGACGACGATGACCATCGAGGACCCGGACGGGTAGGCCGACAGGACGATCCGCGTCGCCTCGCCGTGCGCCACCGCGTTGCGCACCAGGTTGTCCACTGCCAGCCGCAGACCGCCCGGCCAGCCCCATACGGACCCGACGTCCTCGCCCACCTCGACGACGATCTCCACGCCGTGGTGGGCGTTCTCGCGCGCCACCCGGTCGAGCAGGTCCGTGACGTCGATGGCCTCGCGGTCCTCGGCCTGCGCGAGCTGCCCCGAGGCCAATTGGCCCAGTGCGGTGATGATCGCCTCGACGCGTCGTTGCGCACGCGACAGGTCAGCGACCACCTCATCGCGCTCGTCGGCGGGCAGATCGTGGATGCGCAGCGTGTCGAGGTCGGCCCGCATGGCGGTCAGCGGCGTGCGCAACTCGTGGGCGGCGTTGGCGGCGAAGTCCTGGGCGGCCTGCAGGCTGTTGGTCGTCGCCTGCTGTGCGGCGGCCAGCCTGCTGAGCATCCCGACCATCGCGTCGGAGAGGTCCTCGGCCTCCCGGACGCCCTTGACCGGGTCGATCTTCTCGGTGCCCTTGCCCAGCCGCAGCGTCTGCGCGGTCAGCCTGCGCAGCGGTCGGATCGCGGGGCCGGCCAGCAGCCACCCGAGCCCCGCGGCGATCAGCACGGTGCCGACCCCGACCGCCGTGTAGAGCGGGATCCGCGCGCGGCTCAACAGGATGCTGTCGGCACGGATGCCCACCGACATCAGCACGCCGCCCTGCTGGTCCACCGGGATGGTGCGCACCCGGTAGTCGAGGCCGTTCACCTCGACGGTGTCGGTGCCCGGTGTCAGCTGCGGCAGCTGAAAGCCGCGTTGGAACACCACCTGTCCCGTCGTGCGCGACCGGCCCGTGGTGAGCACGCCGCGGGTGGAGTCGCTCTGGTCGGGATACACGCTGGCGTCGACGATCGAGTCGAGTCGCCGATCCAGTTGTGCCGCATCGTTGTTGGCGAGGACGACCGACGTGAGGACGGTGAACACCGCGACCACCGCGGCGGCGGCGGCCGCCGATGCCAGCGCCACCCGGGTCCGCAGCGACGCCGAGCGGAGGAACCGAGGGAGTTGCACCGCTACGGGTCGGCGCGCAGGACGTAACCGATCCCACGCACCGTGTGGATGACCCTGCTGTGCCCGTCGCGTTCCAGCTTGCGCCGCAGGTAGCTGATGAAGACGTCGGCGACGTTGGTGTCAACGTCGAAGTCGTAACCCCAGACCAGCTCGAGCAGGCGCTGCCGGGACAGCACGACGCCTGCGTTCTCGGCCAGCACGGCCAGCAGGTCGAACTCGCGCTTGGTGAGGTCGGCGCGTTCACCGTCGACGAAGACGAGGCGCCGCGCGGTGTCGATGGTCAGCGGTCCGACGGTCATGCTGTCCGACGACTGCTCGTTGTGCGCCGACCGACGCAGCAGCGCATGCAGGCGCGCGACGAGTTCGCCGAGGTCGAACGGTTTGGTCAGGTAGTCGTCGGCACCGGCCTCGAGTCCGGCGATCCGGTCGTTGACGGTGTCGCGCGCCGACAGCACGCAGATCGGAATGTCGTTGCCGAGCGCGCGCAGCGCGGTGACCACCGCGACGCCGTCGAGTTCGGGCATCTGCACGTCGAGCACGAGCGCGTCGTGGGTCTCGGTCGACAGCAGTCGCAACGCTTCCTTGCCGTTGGACGCGACGCGGACGTCGAAGCCGGAGTGCCGCAGCCCACGCGACACCGACGTACGGACGTCAGGGTCGTCGTCGACCATCAAGACCATCCGGCCGGAGCCGTCGGACACCGTTCGGTCTGACACGTCAGACGTCTCGGACTGCCCCGACCGCTCCGCGCCGGTGTCCTCCCCCGGAATTGGAGGTGCCCCCTGCCGCAACGGCATCGGGCCTACGGGATTGCGGGCGCCGGTGCCGAGCCGCAGCGGTTCTTCAGGTCGACCAGGGGCTGGCGGATCCCCGTCAGCTCGGCCTTCACCTGCGGGTTGTCGTTGAGGTAGCGGTCGACCTCGACGCGGACTTCCTCGCGCTCCTTGCCCTCGAGGCTGGTGAAGAACCAGTTCACGTCGGGGTGGGTGAAGAGGTA from Mycolicibacterium arabiense includes the following:
- a CDS encoding M23 family metallopeptidase; the protein is MTNPARRAAALLAALSLLTACSGGSESATPTTDSGSPSTSGPQVAEAEPAVATPMLARVLSAPIPVPMTDGKVHLAYELDLTNALGQDLDLRSVTVKAGDRSLLTLSGDDLASRTRILGDAAKPTRTFGLGQSGIVWLDVVIDGAEGSSTPAVPQELSHTIDVGLSKPMPPLLPATMVVDVAPTTVSTNEPAVISPPLDGPRWLDGNSCCDMTAHRMALNPLNGELWAAERFAIDYVQLSEDGTIFRGDKAKVESYPYFGADVHAVADGPVVSVLDGLPEQVAGRAPSGLRLEEYGGNHVVQDISGGGTEKRYAFYAHLKTGSVKVKPGDQLSAGQVLGNLGNSGNTDAPHLHFHVMSTPDPLRADGLPFVFQTFGLDGRVTDQAALDPLLDGRPAPMTPGFTARDETDVSPLVLDVMTYDLG
- a CDS encoding response regulator transcription factor — translated: MVLMVDDDPDVRTSVSRGLRHSGFDVRVASNGKEALRLLSTETHDALVLDVQMPELDGVAVVTALRALGNDIPICVLSARDTVNDRIAGLEAGADDYLTKPFDLGELVARLHALLRRSAHNEQSSDSMTVGPLTIDTARRLVFVDGERADLTKREFDLLAVLAENAGVVLSRQRLLELVWGYDFDVDTNVADVFISYLRRKLERDGHSRVIHTVRGIGYVLRADP
- a CDS encoding heme-binding protein, whose protein sequence is MLLSARAGRRAVAGALGAGSIAGAMLFGAIPSAMADDPALNPPNCTAADLAGVASGVSASTSAYLFTHPDVNWFFTSLEGKEREEVRVEVDRYLNDNPQVKAELTGIRQPLVDLKNRCGSAPAPAIP
- a CDS encoding HAMP domain-containing sensor histidine kinase, with product MQLPRFLRSASLRTRVALASAAAAAAVVAVFTVLTSVVLANNDAAQLDRRLDSIVDASVYPDQSDSTRGVLTTGRSRTTGQVVFQRGFQLPQLTPGTDTVEVNGLDYRVRTIPVDQQGGVLMSVGIRADSILLSRARIPLYTAVGVGTVLIAAGLGWLLAGPAIRPLRRLTAQTLRLGKGTEKIDPVKGVREAEDLSDAMVGMLSRLAAAQQATTNSLQAAQDFAANAAHELRTPLTAMRADLDTLRIHDLPADERDEVVADLSRAQRRVEAIITALGQLASGQLAQAEDREAIDVTDLLDRVARENAHHGVEIVVEVGEDVGSVWGWPGGLRLAVDNLVRNAVAHGEATRIVLSAYPSGSSMVIVVDDNGRGLPAEEHEAVLGRFARGSTATAGGSGLGLALVAQQAALHGGTIELSDGPMGGLRATLTVSTSADTEQVTDRVELVGAEPGPLRRHASRVAGLRSRAKRPPRS
- a CDS encoding DUF3054 domain-containing protein; the protein is MTSARRTVAAALLADAVCVVVFCTIGRRSHAEGLSIAGVAETAWPFLTGTALGWLAIRGWRRPTSLTPTGLAVWLATVVVGMALRKVSGQGTAVSFVVVASLVTAALLLGWRGVAAVLVRRRPTRLDR